Proteins from a single region of Ignavibacteriales bacterium:
- a CDS encoding DUF3943 domain-containing protein has translation MKIIWSLVFLVSFSTIYQAQFKPAFDKKIPQNQNMWLSQYLPINRSNHFSDSVVNMDKNKSLPDTTKTALTDTINTSLTDTLKYNMYGDLLNDNPEYNKKSSLGMVALRVTLANLSTFLIDRYIFNYNFSRVGFNSWKNNLKTGWEWDKDRFGMNYFFHPFSGGMYFNAARANGYSFFESAPFAVLGSLEWEYFGENTLPSYNDLINTPVNGIFLGEIFYRLGSNILDDQTTGADRFFRELAVAVITPTRFLSRFLEGKLTRSTTADVYQKEPLNITLSGGFHRVNEGISYQKGNNSINFTLQLDYGNPFEKRSRKPFDYFKLRTDLDFGVGRKIISLVTGNGILYAKNIQTGNLEMLTGLYQHMDFYDNKTFELGTIAFGPGIISKLPMTKSTSLYTNIHLDIIPFGALSKRFGPDTSQVRDYDYAGGAQATLESTFNIGGWVGVSFKGYYWWFSTFVGIAGNSYIGLIKPSIAFRIFNNVSIGIEHLIYYSDRYPRDFPSVHSVRTEQKIFLQIFLEEFKFKR, from the coding sequence ATGAAAATTATTTGGTCTTTAGTTTTTTTAGTTTCGTTTTCAACAATATATCAGGCGCAGTTTAAACCTGCGTTTGATAAAAAGATACCTCAAAATCAAAATATGTGGTTAAGTCAGTACTTGCCAATTAATAGGAGTAATCATTTTTCCGATTCAGTTGTTAACATGGATAAAAACAAATCGCTTCCCGACACTACTAAAACGGCATTAACGGATACAATTAATACTTCTTTAACAGATACACTGAAATACAATATGTATGGTGATTTGCTGAATGACAATCCTGAGTATAATAAAAAATCATCTTTGGGGATGGTTGCTCTTAGAGTTACGCTGGCAAACCTTTCCACTTTTTTAATTGATAGGTATATCTTTAACTATAATTTTTCACGGGTTGGATTTAATTCCTGGAAAAATAATTTAAAAACCGGGTGGGAATGGGATAAAGATAGATTTGGTATGAATTATTTTTTCCATCCTTTTTCCGGAGGAATGTATTTTAATGCAGCTCGTGCAAACGGTTATTCGTTCTTCGAATCTGCACCGTTTGCAGTATTAGGTAGTTTAGAATGGGAGTACTTTGGAGAAAACACATTACCTTCTTATAACGATCTCATCAATACACCTGTTAATGGTATTTTCCTTGGGGAAATATTTTACCGGTTGGGTTCAAATATTCTTGATGATCAAACAACCGGTGCCGATAGATTTTTCCGTGAATTAGCTGTAGCCGTTATTACACCTACAAGATTCTTAAGCAGGTTTTTGGAAGGAAAATTAACCAGGTCAACAACAGCAGATGTATATCAGAAAGAACCGCTTAACATAACATTGTCTGGTGGGTTTCATAGGGTCAATGAAGGAATATCATACCAGAAAGGAAATAATAGTATTAATTTCACTCTACAACTCGATTATGGAAATCCGTTTGAAAAAAGATCACGTAAACCTTTTGATTATTTCAAACTCCGTACTGATTTAGATTTTGGAGTCGGAAGGAAAATTATTTCTCTTGTAACTGGAAATGGAATATTATACGCAAAGAATATTCAAACAGGTAATCTGGAAATGTTAACCGGACTATATCAGCACATGGACTTTTATGACAATAAAACTTTTGAATTAGGTACCATAGCTTTTGGTCCTGGAATAATTTCTAAACTTCCAATGACCAAGAGTACTAGCCTTTATACTAATATTCATTTAGATATTATACCTTTTGGGGCACTTAGCAAACGGTTTGGACCTGATACTTCACAGGTTAGAGATTATGATTATGCCGGTGGAGCGCAAGCAACACTTGAAAGCACATTCAATATTGGAGGATGGGTGGGTGTTTCATTTAAAGGTTATTATTGGTGGTTTAGTACTTTTGTTGGAATTGCTGGTAATAGTTATATTGGATTAATCAAACCAAGTATTGCCTTCAGAATTTTTAACAATGTAAGTATTGGTATTGAACATTTGATTTATTACAGTGATAGATACCCTCGCGATTTTCCAAGTGTTCATTCCGTAAGAACTGAACAGAAAATATTCCTTCAAATATTTTTAGAAGAGTTCAAGTTCAAAAGATAA
- a CDS encoding phosphatase PAP2 family protein, protein MKKVFIIILLTVLCESSLFAQNPVLPDSVEQNKYNFSQFGNETWNFIKQPTKWDGYDWLRLGILSAGTFLVMQADNPIRNFVNSDKEYGLNKKYAKSYPIEFGNMWGELYFTEALFAGFTVYALYAGDKTAHKIAFEITQAAFYTFLVNGSLKYLIGRSRPYLEQGNQTYVPFSKYDNPDHQSLPGGHTGITMALTTVLSRNAKPLWLKILAYVPAALSIISRVYLDRHWSSDIFLGGAVGYLSATWVVDQHEKAVEINKKESQVGIRVINIQPFISGNSYGFGLTLQL, encoded by the coding sequence ATGAAGAAAGTTTTTATAATCATCCTCCTTACAGTTCTGTGTGAGTCTTCTCTATTTGCACAAAATCCTGTTTTACCGGATTCTGTAGAGCAAAATAAATATAATTTTTCCCAGTTTGGTAACGAAACCTGGAATTTCATCAAGCAACCAACGAAATGGGATGGATACGATTGGCTCAGGTTAGGAATATTAAGTGCCGGAACATTTTTAGTTATGCAAGCCGATAACCCAATCCGAAATTTTGTAAATAGTGATAAAGAATACGGACTTAATAAAAAATACGCCAAGAGCTATCCAATTGAATTCGGAAATATGTGGGGTGAATTATATTTTACTGAAGCGCTCTTTGCTGGTTTTACTGTGTATGCATTATATGCCGGTGATAAGACAGCCCATAAAATCGCTTTTGAAATTACACAAGCAGCATTCTATACTTTTTTAGTTAATGGCAGTCTAAAATATTTAATTGGAAGATCAAGACCCTATTTGGAACAAGGGAATCAAACTTATGTTCCATTCTCCAAATATGATAATCCAGATCATCAATCACTTCCCGGAGGACATACCGGCATTACCATGGCTCTTACAACTGTTCTTTCAAGAAATGCTAAACCGTTGTGGTTAAAAATATTAGCATACGTACCGGCAGCACTCAGTATAATAAGCCGGGTTTATCTGGATAGACACTGGAGTTCTGATATTTTTTTGGGAGGCGCAGTCGGTTACCTTTCTGCAACGTGGGTAGTTGATCAGCATGAGAAAGCGGTTGAAATTAATAAAAAAGAATCTCAAGTTGGAATACGAGTTATTAATATTCAACCGTTTATTTCCGGTAATTCATATGGTTTTGGATTAACACTTCAATTATAA
- a CDS encoding phosphatase PAP2 family protein, protein MKNKIYLSILLIIICESSLFGQLKYTFTQFGNETWDFVKQPGKWDGNDILTMGLLSAGTFLLMETADQPVRSAVLKDQKYFKSVPIEFGRIYGELYSPVILFGGFAIHSLIADDIGTRKIAYEIGQASLYAGAIDYILKVAIGRARPYYNEGPNSFHPFSAFFTQEYHSIPGGHSAAAFVLSTVLSRNAKPVWLKVLAYLPAVLTFVSRVYQDQHWTSDDFLGAALGYFVATWVVDQHENNKSLIEISSPYPLSIRIAL, encoded by the coding sequence ATGAAGAACAAAATTTATTTATCAATACTATTAATCATCATATGTGAATCTTCTCTTTTCGGACAATTAAAATATACTTTTACCCAGTTCGGAAATGAGACTTGGGATTTCGTAAAACAACCAGGTAAATGGGATGGCAACGATATACTCACAATGGGTTTGTTAAGCGCGGGAACATTTTTACTTATGGAAACAGCTGATCAACCTGTTCGCAGTGCAGTTTTAAAAGATCAAAAATATTTCAAGAGTGTTCCAATTGAATTCGGTAGGATTTATGGTGAACTATACTCTCCCGTTATTCTCTTTGGCGGTTTTGCTATTCATTCATTGATAGCGGATGACATTGGAACTAGGAAAATAGCTTATGAGATTGGGCAGGCTTCTCTATATGCCGGTGCAATTGATTATATATTAAAGGTGGCAATTGGCAGGGCAAGACCTTATTACAACGAAGGTCCTAACTCATTTCACCCGTTTTCTGCTTTTTTTACTCAGGAGTATCATTCAATTCCTGGTGGGCATAGTGCTGCCGCCTTCGTATTATCGACTGTTCTTTCAAGAAATGCTAAACCGGTTTGGTTAAAAGTATTAGCTTATTTACCAGCCGTACTAACGTTTGTATCTCGTGTTTATCAAGACCAACATTGGACATCAGACGATTTTTTGGGTGCAGCGCTCGGTTACTTTGTTGCAACCTGGGTTGTAGATCAGCATGAGAATAATAAATCTCTGATAGAAATTTCTTCGCCATATCCATTATCCATAAGGATTGCGCTTTGA
- the bfr gene encoding bacterioferritin — MKGNEKLIIVLNSLLADELTAINQYIVHSEMCKNWGYSKLHMAIKKQAMDEMHHAEWLIERILFFDSSPVVSNLNKIKIGKTVSEMISNDDNDELDAVSAYNESIKLACEIYDQGTVDLLTMILKMEEGHVDWAEIQRAQIDQVGIENYLAHQTVCTTG, encoded by the coding sequence ATGAAAGGCAATGAAAAATTAATCATTGTCTTGAATTCACTTTTGGCAGATGAACTTACAGCCATTAACCAGTACATAGTGCATTCTGAAATGTGCAAAAACTGGGGTTACAGTAAACTTCATATGGCAATTAAAAAACAAGCAATGGATGAAATGCATCACGCGGAATGGCTTATCGAGCGAATCCTTTTTTTTGATAGTTCACCAGTGGTATCCAATCTAAACAAAATAAAGATTGGTAAGACAGTTTCAGAAATGATCAGTAACGATGATAACGATGAACTTGATGCTGTTAGCGCTTATAATGAATCAATCAAACTTGCCTGTGAAATTTATGATCAAGGAACTGTTGATCTGCTAACCATGATTCTTAAAATGGAAGAAGGTCATGTCGATTGGGCAGAAATACAACGTGCACAGATTGATCAAGTTGGTATTGAGAACTATCTGGCTCATCAAACAGTATGTACGACAGGTTGA
- a CDS encoding PRC-barrel domain-containing protein translates to MQRSVNNLIGYTISAKDGELGKVSEFYFDDLTWSIRYLVVETGNWLSERKVLIPHLALGITDWESRTFQVNLTKEQVRNSPDIETEKTVTRQHELELFNHYGFPVYWENVFYDGPVGMFPYVPISENKTVKESDDSVRKLHGNPHLRSTNNVEGYYIHAIDGDIGHVEDYIVDDEKWNLCFLIVDTHNWLQGRKVLISPQWINLIDWSESKVYVNLSQESIKNSPEFDSSQLIGKDYEN, encoded by the coding sequence ATGCAACGTAGTGTAAATAATTTAATTGGTTATACCATTAGTGCAAAGGATGGTGAATTGGGAAAAGTGAGTGAGTTCTACTTCGATGATCTTACCTGGTCCATCCGTTACTTAGTTGTAGAAACAGGTAATTGGTTGTCTGAACGGAAGGTTCTTATTCCACACTTGGCACTTGGGATAACTGATTGGGAGTCACGGACATTTCAGGTGAACCTAACTAAAGAACAGGTACGCAACAGCCCTGATATTGAAACTGAAAAAACCGTAACTCGCCAACACGAATTAGAATTGTTTAACCATTATGGATTTCCAGTTTATTGGGAGAATGTATTTTATGATGGACCCGTTGGAATGTTTCCTTATGTACCTATTAGCGAAAATAAAACAGTGAAAGAAAGCGATGATTCTGTACGAAAACTTCATGGCAATCCGCACTTGCGCAGCACAAATAATGTCGAGGGATATTACATTCATGCTATTGACGGTGACATTGGACATGTGGAAGATTATATAGTTGACGATGAAAAGTGGAATCTTTGCTTCCTGATTGTTGATACACACAACTGGCTTCAGGGGCGAAAGGTTCTTATATCACCACAATGGATTAATCTTATCGATTGGAGTGAATCAAAAGTCTATGTCAATCTTTCGCAGGAATCGATAAAAAATAGTCCTGAATTTGACTCTTCTCAACTAATAGGCAAGGACTATGAAAATTAA
- a CDS encoding phosphatase PAP2 family protein: MIEKIGIHLVTSKSGISIAELQNLNRNDISPIDRWALNFDPTKRDYYERLSSQLAVIGVLLPVLTVLDHNIRRDWLDVLLIYLETQAITNNLYLLSPIGPTFQNRFRPVVYYDAVPNEERSRPFNRSSLYSGHTASIAETSFLTAKVYCDYHPELGWNKYLVYVAAAIPPLLMAYFRLKALRHFTTDVMTGFGVGALCGILIPELHRIQDKNFSVGFYSSSEATGLAVKWQPNFLK; this comes from the coding sequence GTGATAGAAAAAATTGGGATACACTTGGTAACGTCCAAATCTGGAATATCAATTGCAGAATTACAGAATTTAAACAGAAATGATATTTCTCCAATTGACCGTTGGGCTTTGAATTTTGATCCAACTAAAAGAGACTACTACGAGAGGCTTTCAAGTCAGTTGGCAGTAATTGGAGTCCTCCTTCCTGTTCTCACTGTGCTGGATCACAATATTAGGCGAGACTGGTTAGATGTGCTGCTGATATATTTGGAAACCCAAGCAATTACAAACAATCTTTATCTTTTAAGCCCAATCGGACCAACTTTTCAAAATAGATTCCGTCCTGTCGTCTATTATGATGCAGTTCCCAATGAGGAAAGAAGCAGGCCCTTCAACCGGAGTTCGCTTTATAGTGGGCATACTGCATCTATTGCAGAGACTTCTTTTTTAACCGCAAAGGTTTATTGTGATTACCATCCGGAACTGGGATGGAATAAATATCTTGTTTATGTAGCAGCAGCAATACCGCCTCTTCTCATGGCATATTTTAGATTGAAAGCACTAAGACATTTTACGACTGATGTAATGACTGGTTTTGGAGTAGGAGCATTATGTGGAATATTAATCCCTGAATTACATCGTATACAAGACAAGAACTTCTCGGTTGGATTTTATTCTTCATCTGAAGCCACCGGATTAGCTGTAAAATGGCAGCCGAATTTTTTGAAATAG
- a CDS encoding LysE family transporter gives MAIPIGPIGIMCIRKTLTEGRVRGLIIGLGAATADLLYGCVAAFGLTVISTALISQRIWIRLVGGALLLFLGLRTFRTLPADPKIPIKSNGILRSYLTTVFLTLTNPMTIFAFIAVFAALGLGNGLGYFSAAALVVGVFIGSGLWFVLLSSSVTLFRNKLDLIGLRWVNRIAGVLIIISGLIAIVSLL, from the coding sequence ATGGCAATCCCTATTGGACCCATAGGAATTATGTGTATCCGCAAGACACTAACAGAAGGACGGGTACGTGGACTAATTATTGGTCTTGGTGCTGCTACTGCCGATTTACTTTACGGTTGTGTTGCGGCATTTGGGCTTACGGTTATTTCAACAGCACTTATTAGTCAACGAATCTGGATCCGATTAGTAGGAGGAGCGCTTCTACTTTTTCTTGGATTAAGAACATTTCGGACTCTGCCTGCTGATCCTAAAATACCTATTAAGAGTAATGGAATTTTAAGATCCTATCTAACCACTGTTTTTCTAACTCTTACAAATCCTATGACCATCTTTGCTTTTATTGCTGTGTTTGCTGCACTTGGTTTAGGAAATGGACTCGGATATTTTTCTGCAGCGGCTCTTGTAGTAGGCGTATTTATAGGTTCAGGTTTATGGTTTGTATTACTTAGTTCCAGTGTTACACTTTTTAGAAATAAGCTGGATTTGATTGGACTACGATGGGTAAACAGAATTGCAGGTGTGCTGATAATTATCTCCGGTTTAATTGCCATTGTTAGTTTGTTATAA
- a CDS encoding divalent metal cation transporter, with protein MKISTILSARIKKYWHILGPGLITGASDDDPSGIATYSQAGAGFGFATLWTAIITFPLMAAVQEMCARIGMVTQEGLTGTLKKKYPKSILYLMAVFSFPAITLNIGADIQGMGAVANLLIPQIPSFTFSIIFTVLLIFFIIKFPYQKLAAVLKWLCVTLLLYVLVPFLVQANWADVMKSTFIPTIHFNKGFFGILVAILGTTISPYLFFWQATMEAEDISHNHKRIIINKRILNNMKMDIDFGMLFSNLVMFFIILTTGAVLYKAGITQIDTVGQAAKALEPLTGKLTYLLFAVSVIGTGFLAIPVLAGSLSYILAETFNWKEGLDKKFHEAKGFYITLIVSLIVGLSLEFLGISPIHALIYTAVLYGLTAPVMIAIIMHICNNKKVMGKFTNKRWSNVLGTITLILMSVAGVALIYFQFK; from the coding sequence ATGAAAATATCTACAATACTTTCAGCACGAATTAAAAAATACTGGCACATACTTGGTCCAGGACTTATTACAGGCGCGAGCGATGATGATCCTTCGGGAATTGCAACCTATTCACAGGCAGGTGCCGGTTTTGGTTTTGCAACTCTTTGGACTGCAATTATCACTTTTCCTCTAATGGCTGCTGTGCAGGAGATGTGCGCGCGAATCGGTATGGTAACTCAAGAGGGATTGACAGGAACACTAAAAAAGAAATACCCGAAAAGTATTTTATATTTAATGGCGGTATTTAGTTTCCCCGCTATTACACTCAATATAGGCGCAGACATCCAGGGAATGGGAGCCGTTGCCAATTTACTTATACCTCAAATTCCCTCTTTTACCTTCAGCATAATTTTTACGGTTTTACTTATTTTCTTCATTATCAAATTTCCATATCAAAAACTTGCTGCTGTATTAAAATGGCTTTGTGTTACATTATTATTGTATGTCTTAGTCCCTTTCTTGGTGCAAGCAAATTGGGCAGATGTAATGAAAAGTACTTTTATTCCAACTATTCATTTCAACAAGGGTTTCTTTGGGATACTTGTTGCCATTCTTGGCACCACTATTTCTCCTTACCTGTTTTTTTGGCAAGCCACTATGGAAGCGGAAGACATTTCACATAACCATAAAAGAATTATTATCAATAAACGAATTTTGAACAACATGAAAATGGATATTGATTTCGGAATGTTGTTTTCAAACCTTGTTATGTTTTTCATCATCCTTACAACGGGCGCTGTATTGTATAAAGCTGGTATCACTCAAATTGATACAGTTGGACAAGCTGCAAAAGCATTAGAACCATTAACAGGTAAACTTACTTATTTACTCTTTGCTGTCAGTGTAATCGGTACAGGATTTTTAGCAATTCCTGTTTTGGCTGGCTCACTTTCCTACATTTTAGCTGAGACTTTTAATTGGAAGGAAGGATTAGATAAAAAATTTCATGAAGCCAAAGGGTTTTACATCACACTTATCGTGTCACTTATTGTTGGATTGTCTTTGGAATTTCTCGGCATAAGTCCAATACATGCGCTTATTTACACTGCTGTTTTGTATGGTTTAACAGCGCCGGTAATGATTGCAATTATAATGCACATTTGTAACAACAAAAAAGTAATGGGGAAATTTACCAACAAAAGATGGTCAAATGTTCTTGGAACAATAACGCTAATATTGATGAGCGTTGCCGGTGTTGCATTGATTTATTTTCAGTTCAAATAG
- a CDS encoding YtxH domain-containing protein, whose translation MQNEGNGMGKGLFIGMLTGVAVGSIIAFFYAPKSGKELREDIKTKSQDFIEDADQYVVNAKDKALHLLNDGKKKSKRWLQRLKKKLTLFLK comes from the coding sequence ATGCAAAATGAAGGAAACGGAATGGGTAAAGGATTATTTATCGGTATGTTAACCGGCGTAGCAGTCGGATCAATAATCGCGTTTTTTTACGCTCCCAAATCCGGTAAAGAATTACGAGAAGATATTAAAACCAAATCACAAGATTTTATTGAAGATGCTGATCAATATGTAGTGAACGCAAAAGATAAAGCCTTGCATCTCTTAAATGATGGTAAAAAAAAATCAAAAAGATGGTTGCAGAGACTAAAGAAAAAGTTGACACTCTTTCTTAAGTGA
- a CDS encoding cupin domain-containing protein — MKKYFVVVLYGMLLIISCKESSNKGVAMKGYVQNIESIAVKNEEFRRVIYTAKNCQLVVMALKPKEEIGAEVHKLDQFFRVEEGTGEAVLNGVHTKISAGFAVLVPAGMNHNIINTDSVPMKLYTIYSPPNHRDGVVHHTRADAEKDNEHFDGKTTE; from the coding sequence ATGAAAAAATATTTTGTTGTTGTTCTGTATGGGATGTTGTTAATTATAAGTTGTAAAGAATCATCAAATAAAGGAGTTGCTATGAAAGGTTATGTGCAAAACATCGAGAGTATTGCAGTCAAAAATGAAGAATTTCGCAGAGTGATTTATACGGCTAAGAACTGTCAGCTTGTTGTAATGGCGTTGAAGCCCAAGGAGGAAATCGGGGCGGAAGTGCATAAACTCGATCAGTTCTTTCGCGTGGAGGAAGGTACGGGCGAGGCTGTCCTTAATGGCGTTCACACGAAGATCAGCGCGGGATTTGCCGTGCTCGTTCCTGCTGGAATGAATCACAATATTATCAATACCGACAGCGTTCCAATGAAGCTTTATACGATCTATTCACCGCCGAATCATCGGGACGGCGTTGTCCACCATACCCGTGCAGATGCGGAGAAGGACAATGAACACTTCGATGGTAAAACGACAGAATAA
- a CDS encoding chemotaxis protein CheB, whose amino-acid sequence MKSKSNAKNFPVVCVGGSAGGLDAYTRLLKHLPSDMGVAIVIVNHLRTVATMLHEILPRYTKMPVELITEKLLIEPNHVFIIPEQRDLHVLDGEFRLKPISKPRGWPDVITVFLRSFTQNWDGKLIAVIVSGYDGDGAAALSGIKEVGGITIAQKPETATQPDMPESAIASGCIDFVLSPEEIAQEIVRITNAARI is encoded by the coding sequence ATGAAATCTAAGAGTAATGCAAAAAACTTTCCTGTCGTTTGCGTGGGCGGTTCTGCCGGTGGTCTGGATGCCTATACCAGATTACTTAAGCATTTACCAAGTGATATGGGTGTTGCAATCGTAATTGTAAATCATCTGCGAACCGTCGCTACTATGCTTCATGAGATTCTTCCGCGTTACACAAAGATGCCTGTTGAACTTATAACGGAAAAATTACTTATAGAACCGAATCATGTTTTCATCATCCCGGAACAGCGTGACTTGCATGTTCTTGATGGAGAGTTCCGGCTAAAGCCGATATCAAAGCCAAGGGGATGGCCAGATGTGATTACCGTTTTTCTCCGTTCCTTTACACAGAACTGGGATGGGAAACTTATCGCTGTTATTGTCTCTGGTTATGATGGTGATGGGGCAGCAGCGTTGAGCGGTATAAAAGAAGTAGGAGGCATTACCATAGCACAGAAACCCGAAACAGCTACACAGCCTGATATGCCTGAAAGCGCAATAGCAAGCGGGTGTATAGATTTTGTTCTTTCGCCTGAGGAGATTGCTCAAGAAATAGTACGAATTACGAACGCTGCAAGAATATAA
- a CDS encoding 4Fe-4S dicluster domain-containing protein, giving the protein MLNKIYIKIMAHLTTRSAYKNLVDRINQLPQGAPPSELLYKILEMLFTEKDAGFVASLPIKPFTAKVAAYLTKKFISETQKILDELSSKGILLDVEQNGQPIYSLPPPMAGFFEFSMMRIRTDIDQKVLAELFYQYLNVEEDFIKQLFTGGITQPGRTFVNEKTLSEAHKLEVLDYEKASEVIKTASHRAVGMCYCRHKMEHLGKACDAPMEICLTFNNVAASLIKHNIAKEIDLQEGMDLLQSAYDNNLVQFGENVREQVSFICNCCGCCCEAMLAAKRFAMLNPVHTTNYLPVVTTEVCNGCGKCVNVCPVEALSLVSANDPLKKKRKKAVLNEDICLGCGLCVRSCTVGKIHQIEREQRVITPLNSAHRVVVMAIERGKFQNLIFDQQALWNHRAMAAILGVIVKLPPVKQVLASNQLKSRYLEYLLSNYNKN; this is encoded by the coding sequence TTGCTGAATAAAATTTATATAAAAATAATGGCTCATTTAACTACACGCTCCGCATATAAGAATTTGGTAGATAGAATTAATCAATTACCACAAGGAGCCCCACCTTCAGAATTACTTTATAAAATTTTAGAAATGTTATTTACTGAGAAAGATGCTGGGTTTGTAGCATCACTACCAATAAAACCATTTACTGCAAAGGTAGCAGCATACTTAACTAAAAAATTTATTAGTGAAACTCAAAAAATACTAGATGAACTTTCATCGAAGGGAATCTTATTGGATGTTGAACAAAATGGACAACCGATTTACTCACTTCCGCCGCCAATGGCAGGCTTCTTCGAATTTTCGATGATGAGAATCCGTACCGATATTGATCAAAAAGTTTTGGCAGAACTTTTCTATCAATATCTTAATGTGGAAGAAGATTTTATTAAACAGCTTTTCACTGGAGGAATCACTCAACCGGGAAGAACATTTGTGAATGAAAAGACTTTGAGCGAAGCGCACAAATTGGAAGTTCTTGATTATGAAAAAGCAAGCGAAGTAATTAAAACAGCAAGCCATAGAGCCGTTGGAATGTGCTATTGCCGGCATAAGATGGAACATCTCGGTAAAGCATGTGATGCACCTATGGAGATTTGCTTAACATTCAATAATGTTGCCGCCTCTTTAATAAAACATAACATTGCCAAAGAAATTGATTTACAAGAAGGGATGGATTTACTTCAATCTGCCTATGATAACAATCTTGTTCAGTTCGGAGAAAATGTTAGAGAGCAAGTTAGTTTTATATGCAATTGTTGTGGCTGTTGTTGCGAAGCGATGCTCGCCGCAAAAAGATTCGCAATGCTGAATCCGGTACACACTACAAATTATCTCCCGGTCGTAACAACTGAAGTTTGTAACGGATGCGGAAAGTGTGTGAATGTCTGTCCTGTTGAAGCCTTGAGTCTTGTGTCTGCTAATGATCCTCTGAAGAAAAAAAGAAAGAAAGCTGTTTTGAATGAAGATATTTGTCTTGGATGCGGATTGTGTGTTCGGTCTTGTACTGTTGGGAAGATTCATCAGATAGAACGAGAGCAAAGGGTGATTACTCCTCTCAACAGTGCGCACAGAGTTGTAGTGATGGCAATTGAGCGTGGGAAATTTCAAAATCTAATCTTCGATCAACAAGCTTTGTGGAATCACCGAGCAATGGCAGCAATACTTGGTGTGATTGTAAAACTTCCTCCGGTTAAACAAGTGCTTGCAAGTAATCAATTGAAATCGCGTTACTTGGAATATCTTTTATCAAATTATAATAAGAATTAA